The following coding sequences are from one Lysinibacillus sp. FSL W8-0992 window:
- the purN gene encoding phosphoribosylglycinamide formyltransferase — translation MTAPVKIAVFASGSGSNFQAIQEAIERGELHAKVELVVTDKPTAFVVTRAQQFGIPVLALSPKQFASKVEYETAIIEALRECGVQWIVLAGYMRLISEVLLVAYPQRIVNIHPSLLPSFPGKDAIGQAIEHGVKVTGVTVHFVDEGMDTGPIIAQAAVEVIEGDREATETAIHKEEHVLYTKALQQLLK, via the coding sequence ATGACTGCACCAGTTAAAATTGCCGTATTTGCTTCAGGAAGCGGCAGTAATTTTCAAGCTATACAAGAAGCGATTGAACGTGGAGAATTACATGCAAAGGTTGAGCTTGTTGTAACAGATAAGCCTACTGCATTTGTCGTTACACGTGCTCAACAATTTGGCATCCCAGTGCTAGCTTTGAGCCCAAAACAATTTGCCTCGAAAGTAGAATATGAAACTGCTATTATTGAAGCTTTACGTGAATGTGGTGTGCAGTGGATTGTGCTTGCAGGGTATATGCGTTTAATTAGTGAGGTGCTATTGGTGGCATATCCACAGCGTATCGTTAATATCCACCCTTCACTATTACCATCCTTTCCAGGAAAAGATGCGATTGGCCAAGCAATAGAGCACGGTGTCAAGGTGACTGGTGTTACGGTGCATTTTGTGGATGAAGGCATGGATACAGGGCCTATTATTGCGCAAGCTGCTGTTGAAGTTATCGAAGGGGATCGCGAGGCAACTGAAACTGCTATTCATAAAGAAGAGCATGTACTATATACAAAGGCATTACAGCAATTATTAAAGTAG